CGGCAGCGCAAGACACAGGTACGGGAGCCCTAGGGCCGGGGTAGCTTCGCCTGAATAGGCTGGGAGGAGAGAAAGAGACGGCTCTGTGGGTTCTTCTACTACGAGTATGCACCCGCTCTCTTTATCTCGCAAGGCGCTTTAATAGCCTCGGGGCGGAATGCCTGCCCATCCTATCTTTGTACATGCAGAGCAAGAAAACCGCAAGCGGCCCGTATCATGCACACGCCGTGCGTAGCAAGGACGAAGCCCGCCAGTTTCTGGATGTAGTAGGCCGCATCTATGCCGGGGATAGCACCTACGTGCGGCCCCTGGATATGGATGTCCGGGCCGTATTCGACCCGAAGAAGAACAGCTTCTACAGCCATGGGCGGCTGGAGCGCTGGATCCTGCGGGATGCCCATCAGCAGGTGGTAGGCCGTATAGCCGCCTTTGTGAACGACCGGAAGGCCCACACCTACGAGCAGCCTACCGGAGGTTGCGGGTTCTTTGAGTGCATAGACAATGAGGAGGCGGCCACGGTTCTGTTTGACACAGCCCGTGCCTGGCTGAGGGAGCAGGGCATGGAGGCCATGGACGGGCCCATTAACTTTGGCGAGAACGACCGCTTCTGGGGCCTGCTGGTAGAAGGCTACACCCACCCCAGCTACCAGATGCCCTACAACCCACCCTACTACCAGCGGCTGTTTGAGCGCTATGGTTTCGAGCTGTACTTTGGCCAAACGGCCCGGCACATGGACATACGGGGCCGGTTGGGCGAGCGCTTCTACAAGGTATTTGAGCGGGTGAAAGAGCGAAACCACATCACCTTCGAAACCCTGAAGCGAAAGAATGTGGGCAAGTATGCGGCCGACTTCCTGACGATTTACAACGATGCCTGGGCCTACCACGAAGGCTTTACACCCATGACCCGCCAGCAGGTAGACCAAATGGTGCAGCAGCTGAAGATGGTGCTGGTGGAGGAGCTGGCCATCTTTGCCTACGTGCAGGGCGAGGCCGCGGC
Above is a window of Bacteroidota bacterium DNA encoding:
- a CDS encoding GNAT family N-acetyltransferase codes for the protein MQSKKTASGPYHAHAVRSKDEARQFLDVVGRIYAGDSTYVRPLDMDVRAVFDPKKNSFYSHGRLERWILRDAHQQVVGRIAAFVNDRKAHTYEQPTGGCGFFECIDNEEAATVLFDTARAWLREQGMEAMDGPINFGENDRFWGLLVEGYTHPSYQMPYNPPYYQRLFERYGFELYFGQTARHMDIRGRLGERFYKVFERVKERNHITFETLKRKNVGKYAADFLTIYNDAWAYHEGFTPMTRQQVDQMVQQLKMVLVEELAIFAYVQGEAAAMVIALPDLNQIFKPWKGKISLLKGLRFMLRKQGQFAWYRQHKVLTRARVVIIGVRPKFQKMGLETGLTLTTMDEVRAMGIEEIELSWVGDFNPNMLTVMEATGASFGKRYHTYRYLFDRTKHVTPYHEISMNKRTGDSADGGSHAQTP